The following are encoded in a window of Limibacter armeniacum genomic DNA:
- a CDS encoding golvesin C-terminal-like domain-containing protein yields MIQKHIRKLAWLPLLLWSTILFGQTKEEKQLNYRLDTCLNFFKEATHPSRIDDKVKVDSLSIDKDAKRIDLFFSREMEYMPLRPEGAGALKYRLVGMAGQKYRSYDWNFYVGKGLELQADSTEKMMPKQRLQDLVPNYYRTASEQDLSRKPAVRPFEVVPHVKNLSKPVTFTEGLQDRHLALWHSHGWYYEPSLDRWEWQRARLFQTVEDVLPMSFVLPFLTPMLENAGANVYLPRERDMQTEMVVVDNDDTDSKAYREYHRGIKTGEMQGFAPSEIPLTDGENPFKKGTYRQFAAKQKVQKALDWIPFIPTKGRYAVYVSYHSLPNSAKDARYTVYHKGGATTFSVNQQMGGSTWVYLGTFEFDKGVNKTSGAVELSAFSEGKDAVITADAVRFGGGMGNVARNGQTSGRPRYLEGARYNLQYAGMPDTLVYSLTENKNDYSDDYRSRGKWVNYLSDSYTDSTNTLTGEGLQIPLDLSLAFHTDAGQTANDTVVGTLMIYSTTDLYKHKKFPKGQSRWTNRDLADVVQTQLCEDIITLYDSAWTRRPMWDRRYSEATYPKVPSILLELLSHHNFMDMRFAQDPKFRFDVSRALYKGILKYLAFQYEKPYVVQPLPVQNMAVELYGKGTVKLTWQATVDSLETTAMPDGYIVYTREEGKAFDNGRVTNTPELLVDGLEKGKIYSFKVAAINKGGESFPSEVVAACDMGTEPLLVVNGFDRVAAPAIMESENLSGFINYWDAGVAYGTDYSYIGKQFDFFNDSPWLDDDAPGHGASFADFEGKAVGGNTFDFAVVHGESIRKAGYSFVSCSAGAVMNGMISLEKYPVVDLLLGEQRTTYPPRAYRKPQYATFPQLLQQKVTDYLQQGGSLLASGAYIGTDLFFDKRKQKSDKDQDVKFGKGVLKFLARTDHATNTGELTVADRKFAVFEGMTFSQNLGDSEFYAVESPDGIEPAEDNAKTILRYKSNNISAAVAYQGDYRLVLLGFPFETIEGMENRSSAMDGILHFLLADKENSNLK; encoded by the coding sequence ATGATACAAAAGCATATAAGAAAGTTAGCTTGGCTACCACTGTTGTTGTGGTCAACAATACTTTTTGGACAGACGAAAGAAGAAAAACAACTGAACTATAGGTTAGATACTTGTCTAAATTTTTTCAAGGAAGCTACTCACCCTTCTCGAATAGATGATAAGGTAAAGGTGGATTCTTTAAGTATAGACAAGGACGCCAAACGCATAGATTTATTCTTTTCAAGAGAAATGGAGTATATGCCTTTAAGGCCTGAAGGAGCCGGTGCGTTGAAGTATCGTTTGGTGGGGATGGCAGGGCAGAAATACAGATCCTATGATTGGAATTTTTATGTAGGCAAAGGCTTGGAACTGCAAGCAGATAGTACGGAGAAGATGATGCCTAAACAAAGGCTCCAAGACCTGGTGCCGAATTACTATCGAACTGCATCAGAACAGGATTTGAGTAGGAAGCCTGCAGTACGTCCATTTGAAGTGGTACCCCACGTTAAGAACCTGTCCAAGCCTGTCACTTTTACGGAAGGCTTACAAGATAGACATCTGGCTTTGTGGCATAGTCACGGATGGTATTATGAACCGTCACTTGACCGATGGGAATGGCAAAGGGCTAGGCTATTTCAAACAGTAGAGGATGTGTTACCTATGTCATTTGTATTGCCGTTTCTTACCCCAATGCTGGAGAATGCAGGAGCGAATGTATACCTGCCTCGTGAGCGGGATATGCAGACGGAAATGGTCGTTGTGGACAATGATGATACCGATAGTAAGGCTTATCGAGAATACCATAGAGGAATCAAGACTGGAGAGATGCAAGGGTTTGCCCCAAGTGAGATACCATTGACAGATGGGGAGAATCCTTTTAAGAAAGGTACGTACAGACAGTTTGCAGCAAAACAGAAAGTACAAAAGGCTCTCGATTGGATACCGTTTATTCCAACTAAAGGTAGATATGCTGTTTATGTTTCTTACCATTCATTACCTAATTCAGCAAAAGATGCCCGCTATACGGTTTACCATAAAGGGGGAGCAACGACTTTCTCAGTCAACCAGCAAATGGGAGGCAGTACTTGGGTGTACTTGGGAACTTTCGAGTTTGACAAGGGGGTCAACAAGACCAGTGGAGCTGTAGAACTTTCTGCTTTCAGTGAAGGCAAAGATGCTGTGATTACTGCCGATGCTGTCCGGTTTGGAGGAGGTATGGGAAATGTGGCAAGAAATGGTCAAACAAGTGGGCGACCTCGATATCTGGAAGGTGCCCGTTATAACTTACAGTATGCGGGAATGCCTGATACATTGGTTTATAGTTTGACTGAAAATAAGAATGACTATTCCGACGATTACCGAAGCCGAGGCAAGTGGGTCAATTACCTGTCAGATTCCTATACGGATTCAACCAATACCTTGACAGGTGAAGGTTTGCAGATACCATTGGACCTTTCTTTGGCTTTCCACACCGATGCAGGGCAAACAGCCAATGATACAGTGGTAGGCACACTGATGATTTACAGTACGACAGACCTATACAAGCACAAAAAATTTCCGAAAGGGCAATCTCGTTGGACAAACCGAGATCTGGCAGATGTGGTACAGACACAGCTTTGTGAGGATATCATAACACTTTACGACTCGGCTTGGACACGCAGACCGATGTGGGACAGGCGTTACTCGGAAGCTACTTACCCTAAAGTGCCATCGATTTTGTTGGAGCTTCTCTCCCACCATAACTTTATGGATATGCGTTTTGCGCAGGATCCTAAGTTTCGATTTGATGTATCAAGAGCCTTGTACAAAGGTATTCTCAAGTACTTGGCATTCCAATATGAAAAACCATATGTGGTACAACCTTTACCTGTTCAGAATATGGCGGTAGAGTTGTATGGTAAAGGCACGGTGAAGCTAACTTGGCAAGCTACAGTAGACTCTTTAGAAACGACCGCAATGCCTGACGGTTATATCGTCTATACAAGAGAGGAAGGAAAAGCCTTTGATAACGGCAGGGTCACCAACACTCCTGAGCTGCTTGTTGATGGGTTGGAAAAAGGGAAAATCTATAGTTTTAAGGTTGCAGCAATCAATAAGGGTGGGGAAAGTTTTCCTTCAGAAGTGGTTGCTGCATGTGATATGGGAACAGAGCCGCTGCTGGTTGTAAATGGCTTTGATCGAGTGGCAGCACCTGCTATTATGGAGTCCGAGAATCTGTCAGGTTTTATCAACTATTGGGATGCAGGCGTGGCTTATGGAACAGACTATTCTTATATCGGAAAGCAGTTCGATTTTTTCAATGACTCACCTTGGCTGGATGATGATGCTCCAGGGCATGGGGCAAGTTTTGCAGACTTTGAAGGGAAAGCAGTAGGAGGAAATACATTTGACTTTGCTGTAGTACATGGGGAATCGATCAGAAAAGCAGGTTATTCTTTTGTGTCTTGCAGTGCTGGAGCTGTAATGAATGGAATGATTTCGTTAGAAAAATATCCTGTCGTAGACCTGCTATTGGGTGAGCAACGTACTACCTACCCGCCACGTGCTTATCGCAAGCCACAGTATGCAACATTTCCTCAACTGTTACAGCAAAAAGTGACAGATTATTTACAGCAAGGTGGTAGTCTTTTGGCATCAGGTGCTTATATCGGAACAGACTTGTTCTTTGATAAAAGAAAACAGAAATCTGATAAAGATCAGGATGTTAAATTCGGTAAGGGTGTATTGAAGTTCTTAGCCAGAACAGACCATGCTACCAATACAGGAGAGTTGACGGTAGCAGACAGGAAGTTTGCTGTATTTGAAGGGATGACTTTTTCTCAGAATCTTGGAGATAGTGAGTTTTATGCTGTGGAATCACCGGACGGTATAGAACCTGCTGAAGATAATGCAAAGACAATTTTACGTTATAAATCCAATAACATAAGTGCAGCAGTAGCTTATCAGGGAGATTACAGGTTGGTATTATTGGGTTTTCCATTTGAAACAATTGAAGGAATGGAGAATAGAAGTAGCGCAATGGACGGTATATTACATTTCCTGCTTGCTGATAAGGAAAATAGCAATTTGAAATAG
- a CDS encoding multiheme c-type cytochrome gives MNNTLRTAGFFSITLLFAYIVFISCQKKPSELTNNQLGNDEILAATNSYIGKESCIKCHEQAYHHWQDSDHDMAMKKATDKSVRGNFNDTEVKIDGVQYRFHQKDSAYYATVKEIDGSENTYKIAYTFGWAPLQQYMVEFPGGKVQVMRASWDTEKKKWFHQYAGDKIQPNDWLHWTGNSQNWQNMCASCHSTNLKKNFNEQDWTYHTTFSEINVSCESCHGAGKQHVEAMEKGESYSTGHFVDFQQQEVQLSVCGSCHARRTMMTENSNPQPEMMQSFVPNLLTTENYHADGQIRDEDYVLSSFMSSKMHQNNVMCTNCHDPHTSKVKTLTNALCLQCHDKSYDSKLHHFHEKETKGAQCINCHMDGAVYMGNDYRRDHSFRVPRPDQSVKFGTPNACNSCHTEKSVKWAADKVEEWYGKDRAYHFSDDLIPGSHMDASSAPHLIKLFKDTTQNAIVRATALHYLSYLPEQAVPYLQKGVLDKEGLVRYAAYTRSLDYPQLRQQAAFWKGLTDPLRTVRVVAYRAVMDVPAQQRPTNFASAFNQGKKEYEEYLAANADMVAGQINKGEYHQRLNETEQAIAAYERALKLDSVLVLPRINLSLLYSGMGDNKKAKYMLQQAITQDADNDLSYYYLSLLYAEEGQYKEAAGAVQQAINLNDNDPTYYYNYVAMLLKLQNMKKAQEVTYSALQKWPNNQRIQSLLPYLRQ, from the coding sequence ATGAACAATACCTTACGTACAGCAGGGTTTTTTTCCATTACCCTACTCTTTGCTTATATCGTTTTCATTAGTTGCCAGAAAAAACCTTCAGAACTAACTAACAACCAATTAGGAAATGATGAAATCCTGGCGGCAACCAACTCATATATTGGAAAAGAATCCTGTATCAAATGCCACGAGCAAGCCTATCACCATTGGCAGGATTCAGACCATGATATGGCAATGAAAAAAGCTACGGATAAGAGTGTTCGAGGGAACTTCAACGACACAGAAGTCAAGATCGATGGTGTGCAGTACAGGTTTCATCAGAAAGATTCAGCTTACTATGCTACTGTCAAGGAGATAGACGGTTCAGAGAATACCTATAAAATTGCATATACGTTCGGATGGGCGCCACTACAACAGTATATGGTAGAATTTCCGGGAGGAAAAGTACAAGTGATGCGTGCTAGTTGGGATACAGAAAAGAAGAAATGGTTCCATCAATATGCCGGAGACAAGATACAACCTAACGATTGGCTTCATTGGACAGGTAACTCTCAGAATTGGCAGAACATGTGTGCATCTTGCCATAGCACCAACCTGAAGAAAAACTTCAATGAACAAGATTGGACTTACCATACTACTTTCTCGGAGATCAACGTCAGCTGTGAGTCTTGTCATGGTGCAGGTAAGCAACATGTAGAGGCAATGGAAAAAGGAGAAAGCTATTCGACAGGACATTTTGTGGATTTTCAGCAGCAGGAAGTACAGCTGAGTGTTTGTGGTAGTTGCCATGCTCGTCGAACAATGATGACAGAGAACTCAAACCCTCAGCCAGAGATGATGCAGTCATTTGTGCCTAATCTGCTAACAACCGAGAATTATCACGCAGATGGACAGATACGGGATGAGGATTATGTGTTGAGCTCTTTCATGTCAAGTAAGATGCACCAGAACAATGTGATGTGTACAAACTGCCATGATCCACATACCAGTAAGGTCAAGACGTTGACCAATGCACTTTGCCTACAGTGTCATGATAAGTCATATGACAGCAAGCTGCACCATTTTCATGAGAAGGAAACCAAAGGTGCACAGTGTATCAATTGCCATATGGATGGAGCTGTTTATATGGGGAATGATTACCGTCGTGACCATAGCTTCAGGGTTCCTCGTCCAGACCAGAGTGTAAAGTTTGGGACGCCTAATGCCTGTAACAGCTGTCATACGGAGAAGTCCGTGAAATGGGCTGCAGATAAGGTAGAAGAGTGGTATGGAAAAGATAGGGCGTATCATTTTTCGGATGACCTGATTCCTGGTAGCCATATGGATGCCTCTTCTGCACCACACCTGATCAAGCTTTTCAAGGATACTACCCAAAATGCAATCGTGAGAGCTACGGCATTGCATTACCTCTCATATTTGCCAGAACAGGCTGTTCCTTACCTTCAGAAAGGTGTATTGGATAAGGAGGGATTGGTTCGTTATGCGGCTTATACACGATCACTTGATTACCCACAACTTAGACAGCAAGCAGCATTTTGGAAAGGATTAACAGACCCATTGCGTACTGTGCGAGTAGTAGCCTACAGAGCTGTTATGGATGTGCCTGCTCAACAGCGTCCTACTAATTTTGCAAGTGCATTTAATCAGGGAAAGAAAGAGTATGAGGAATATCTGGCTGCTAACGCAGATATGGTAGCAGGTCAAATCAACAAGGGAGAATATCACCAAAGACTAAATGAAACGGAACAGGCGATAGCTGCCTACGAGAGGGCGTTGAAATTGGATAGTGTGCTGGTACTACCAAGAATCAACTTGTCATTATTATACAGTGGTATGGGCGATAATAAAAAAGCGAAATATATGCTGCAACAGGCTATCACCCAAGATGCTGACAATGATTTGTCTTACTACTACCTGAGTTTGCTTTATGCAGAAGAAGGGCAGTACAAGGAAGCCGCAGGAGCAGTACAGCAAGCGATTAACCTGAATGACAATGACCCAACTTATTATTATAACTATGTGGCAATGCTATTGAAATTGCAGAACATGAAGAAAGCGCAGGAAGTGACCTATTCTGCCTTACAGAAGTGGCCAAACAACCAAAGAATTCAAAGCCTGTTGCCGTATTTGAGGCAATAA
- a CDS encoding CYTH domain-containing protein produces MSQEIERKFLVKGDLPEGKTTRIVQGYLSSVPERTVRVRVKGERAFLTIKGIGNETGISRYEWEKEIPVQEAEQLLKICEPGVIEKTRTEVEVGKHTFEIDHFFGDNEGLVMAEVELSDEAEQFDKPDWLGEEVSGDKRYYNSYLSQHPFKTWK; encoded by the coding sequence ATGTCACAGGAAATAGAAAGAAAGTTTTTGGTAAAAGGGGATTTACCCGAAGGGAAAACGACCCGCATTGTACAAGGGTATCTCAGTTCTGTACCTGAACGAACGGTAAGGGTAAGAGTAAAAGGAGAGCGCGCTTTCCTAACCATTAAAGGAATAGGCAACGAAACGGGTATTAGTAGATATGAGTGGGAAAAGGAAATTCCTGTCCAAGAAGCGGAACAGTTACTGAAAATCTGTGAACCGGGTGTGATTGAGAAGACTAGAACTGAGGTAGAAGTTGGAAAGCATACTTTTGAGATAGACCATTTTTTTGGGGATAACGAAGGGTTAGTCATGGCAGAGGTAGAGCTCTCTGATGAAGCCGAACAATTTGATAAGCCCGATTGGCTTGGGGAGGAAGTTTCAGGAGATAAGCGCTATTATAATTCCTATTTATCTCAACACCCCTTTAAAACATGGAAATAG
- a CDS encoding YifB family Mg chelatase-like AAA ATPase, whose translation MIAKTFGSAVHGVDAFLISIEASTLDGGTGFYMVGLPDNAIKESIHRIESAVKHDGYVIPRQKVVVNLAPADRRKEGAAFDLPIALGMLASSGQIYSERLEQYIVLGELALDGSLRPIKGALPIAIEARKQGFKGFILPVENAGEAAIVNNLDVIGVSSLREAIDFVKGKSEIPPLKIDTREIFFDSLNDYTVDFSQVQGQENIKRALEIAAAGGHNVIMVGPPGAGKTMLAKRLPTILPPPTLQEALETTKIHSVAGRLGSDAQLMPRRPYRAPHHTISDVALVGGGGVPQPGEISLAHNGVLFLDELPEFKRTVLEVMRQPLEERQVTISQAKMSVDYPANFMLIASMNPCPCGYHNHPEKECVCAPGTVQRYLNKISGPLLDRIDLHVEVTPINFDEMTANRKTESSEEIRERVMQAREIQSERFKEVKGVYSNAMMASQQVKEVCEIDEVGKNLLKAAMQKLGLSARAYDRILKVSRTIADLAGAERILPEHLAEAIQYRSLDRENWAG comes from the coding sequence ATGATCGCTAAGACCTTTGGCAGTGCTGTACATGGGGTGGATGCTTTTCTAATTTCAATTGAGGCAAGTACGCTTGATGGTGGCACTGGTTTTTATATGGTAGGCTTACCTGATAACGCCATCAAGGAAAGTATTCACCGTATTGAGTCAGCTGTAAAGCACGATGGTTATGTGATACCGAGGCAGAAAGTAGTGGTAAACCTAGCCCCTGCTGACAGACGAAAAGAAGGTGCGGCTTTTGACCTGCCAATTGCTTTAGGAATGTTGGCTTCGTCAGGACAAATTTATTCTGAGCGACTGGAGCAGTATATAGTGTTGGGTGAGCTGGCACTGGATGGAAGTCTTCGTCCTATCAAAGGGGCGTTGCCGATTGCGATTGAAGCACGAAAGCAAGGGTTCAAAGGTTTTATTCTTCCTGTAGAGAATGCAGGTGAGGCAGCAATTGTCAATAACCTTGATGTAATAGGCGTCAGCTCCTTGCGTGAGGCCATAGATTTTGTGAAAGGGAAAAGTGAAATACCTCCCTTGAAAATAGATACCAGAGAAATATTCTTTGATTCACTGAATGATTATACAGTAGATTTCTCTCAAGTACAAGGTCAGGAAAATATTAAGCGAGCATTGGAAATTGCGGCAGCTGGTGGACATAACGTCATTATGGTAGGACCTCCCGGTGCAGGAAAAACCATGTTGGCAAAAAGGCTACCGACTATTCTCCCCCCTCCCACTTTGCAGGAAGCATTGGAAACAACCAAGATTCACTCTGTAGCAGGTAGGTTGGGTTCAGATGCTCAATTGATGCCTAGACGACCTTACCGTGCGCCACACCATACAATCAGTGATGTAGCGCTTGTTGGCGGTGGAGGTGTCCCTCAACCGGGGGAGATCTCATTGGCACATAATGGGGTTTTATTTTTAGATGAGTTACCTGAATTCAAACGTACAGTTTTGGAGGTAATGCGTCAGCCTTTGGAAGAAAGGCAGGTAACCATTTCACAGGCAAAGATGTCAGTAGATTATCCTGCGAACTTTATGTTGATAGCCAGTATGAATCCTTGTCCATGTGGTTATCATAATCATCCCGAAAAAGAATGTGTATGTGCTCCGGGAACTGTACAACGTTACCTCAATAAGATCAGTGGACCGTTGTTGGATCGTATAGACTTACATGTGGAGGTAACACCTATCAACTTTGATGAGATGACGGCTAACCGTAAGACAGAAAGCAGTGAAGAGATCCGTGAGCGAGTGATGCAGGCAAGAGAAATACAAAGTGAACGCTTCAAGGAGGTAAAAGGTGTTTATTCCAACGCCATGATGGCTTCGCAGCAGGTAAAGGAAGTTTGTGAAATTGATGAAGTGGGAAAAAACTTGTTGAAAGCTGCCATGCAAAAACTAGGACTTTCAGCCAGGGCTTATGACCGCATCTTGAAAGTGTCAAGAACAATAGCGGACTTGGCAGGGGCTGAGCGTATATTGCCTGAACATTTGGCAGAAGCAATTCAGTACAGAAGTCTGGACAGGGAAAATTGGGCAGGTTAA